TGGGATGCAACAGCTGAGTACACAGAAAAGGAAGCCACCGACACGAACACGATAGTTGAAGGGGTGGTCGGGATCGGAAAGGAAGGCGGTTTCGACCTAATCGTGGTCGGGAAGGGTCGGGTTCCGTCGAGCATGGTGGCAAAACTAGCAGACCGGGCGGCAGAGCAGTCGGAGTTGGGGCCGATCGGGGACATATTGAGCAGCTCCGGCAGGGGAATAGTATCTTCAATTCTAGTAATTCAACaacaccaagaagaagaaactccaGCATTGAATAAGCAGTCTTTCTCAGTCATGGGAGCTTCCATTAATgtataaaaatcataattgttacactaaattttcatatatatatatatatatatatctcgaCGTTTATCGAAAGAAGCCTAAATCGTTCCGACCAGacagaaaaaattgttttccgaacaaattaatcttttaaattatcaaatttgctaaaaaaatggtataatTTAAGAACCCGAACATATCATAAAAGCTATTGATCTAAGTTAACTCAATAAATAACacatcaattatatatatatatatagtaagttGGGCTTTCATACCGAAGGGGCCTGCACAAATATGGCCCAGTTCAGAATGGGCCCATCAGAGGGAGTCATCGTCGGCCCAAAGGCCCAAGGCCCGAACAAAGCAAGCCGACCCGGCTACTACAACCGCGGCGAAAATAGGAGGCACGATGAGATCAATTCCGGATTTTCTAAACAGATTATCCGGAACGCAGACGACGTCTCCCGGAAAATCCATCGGAACCCTAACGAATCCAGCGGCCTTGCAGTGTGAAGCAAAGGACGAGGACGGAGAAATTGCGGAGGCGAAGGCGAGCTCGGGCGCGAAGGAGGCGGCGGCGACGGTGAGAGTCAAGAGAATCGTCCAGGAGGCGGAGTAGACAAGAAGCGGCCACCGCGATCGGAGACGACGGTACAGTAATCGGAGCATTTTGTTAGTTGAGATGTGGAGAAGAGGAAGGGGAGTGGGCGTGGTTTGATTGATGAGcagaatattattattaagggGAAAGACGATGGATTAGGTTTTGACTGAGGTTTGATGATGACGCCATTGGTGGTTGAAATGGAGAAGATGTGTGTGTAGGGGATTTGATCCtccactttcttttcttatttttttttttaaacatttcaaGTGAGgttgaatttaattaagaaattaggTGGAGTTTGgtgtaaatttgtaatttattttatgaagcTATCTAATTCAACAACATCCTTTTCTAGTTAACCTAATAACCACTCTTAAATCTCAAATATTACTTGTTTTCActctaaaaaataacaattacaaaaatatctatttaacAGATGGGTTACAAATCTTGTTGGAACCGGCCCCTAGgagtgtacattcaacccaaTAGCGCAGAAATCTTGTTGGGACCTGCCCCCAGgagtgtacattcaacccaaTAGCGCttaccaacccaacccaaattttAAGGGTTAAGTTGGGTTAATTTTTCTGAACTCGAACCCAAATTTTAAGGGTTGAGTTGGGATAATTTTTCGAACCCAAATTTtaagggttgagttgggttaatttttctgaacccgaaaatagaaagttggatggagttgagttgtgaaaatttttgggttgggttgggttgggttaccaatcattcaaccaacccgaacttttggt
This sequence is a window from Cucurbita pepo subsp. pepo cultivar mu-cu-16 chromosome LG19, ASM280686v2, whole genome shotgun sequence. Protein-coding genes within it:
- the LOC111781002 gene encoding uncharacterized protein LOC111781002; translated protein: MLRLLYRRLRSRWPLLVYSASWTILLTLTVAAASFAPELAFASAISPSSSFASHCKAAGFVRVPMDFPGDVVCVPDNLFRKSGIDLIVPPIFAAVVVAGSACFVRALGLWADDDSL